From a region of the Zingiber officinale cultivar Zhangliang chromosome 10B, Zo_v1.1, whole genome shotgun sequence genome:
- the LOC122029135 gene encoding uncharacterized protein LOC122029135, with protein sequence MANTSFLSLRSILEKENTLLGSNYLDWYRKLKIVLRHERKIYVLNDEPLKEPTPDASDEDQSYYSQYMENALDVQCIMLSSISPKLQRQHENMSDREIDHHLCELFQESARVERYEISRALFNIMLEERNQVGSHILKMIRYIERLESLGSKLDQDLAIDLLLSSLPPSFSQFVLNLNMNNIDKSLTDMMVMLKTAEKDMKINLLLHAMMVRKTNKCPSTRKFNPMANAVKNPRYQAHKKLKKGMHVSQFDEGAMSFHCGKKCH encoded by the coding sequence atggcaAATACAAGTTTCTTATCACTGCGAAGCATTCTCGAGAAAGAGAATACCCTCCTTGGATCCAACTACCTAGATTGGTATAGGAAACTTAAAATTGTCTTAAGACACGAGAGAAAAATTTACGTGCTCAATGATGAACCACTAAAAGAGCCTACACCCGATGCTTCAGATGAAGATCAGTCATATTATTCACAATATATGGAAAATGCACTAGATGTGCAATGCATCATGCTGTCTTCTATATCTCCTAAGTTGCAGAGGCAACATGAGAATATGAGTGATAGGGAGATTGATCATCACTTGTGTGAGCTCTTCCAAGAGAGTGcgagagtagagaggtatgaaaTCTCTCGAGCACTATTTAATATCATGTTGGAAGAAAGAAACCAAGTTGGGTCTCATATACTCAAGATGATCAGGTACATAGAGAGGCTTGAGAGCTTAGGTTCCAAATTGGATCAGGACTTAGCTATTGACCTGCTCTTGTCATcactacctccatcattttcCCAGTTCGTGTTGAACTTAAACATGAACAACATAGATAAGAGCTTGACTGATATGATGGTAATGCTGAAAACCGCTGAGAAGGATATGAAGATAAATCTTTTACTACATGCAATGATGGTAAGAAAGACCAACAAGTGCCCTAGCACCAGGAAGTTTAATCCCATGGCTAATGCAGTGAAGAATCCTAGATATCAAGCTCATaagaagcttaagaaagggaTGCATGTATCCCAATTTGATGAGGGGGCCATGAgcttccattgtggcaagaaaTGTCACTAG